The following are encoded in a window of Primulina eburnea isolate SZY01 chromosome 4, ASM2296580v1, whole genome shotgun sequence genomic DNA:
- the LOC140828815 gene encoding protein P21-like has translation MGSLNSFSFCISFLLIALSLNHANAATFDIRNNCPYTVWAAAVPGGGRQLNNGQTWTINVAAGTAGARIWGRTGCSFDGAGRGNCQTGDCGGLLQCQAYGAPPNTLAEYALNQFNNLDFFDISLVDGFNVPLEFIPTSGGCTRGPRCTADVNGQCPAVLRAPGGCNNPCTVFKTDEYCCNSGSCSPTDYSRYFKGKCPDAYSYPKDDASSTFTCPGGTNYRVVFCP, from the coding sequence ATGGGATCCTTGAACTCTTTCTCCTTTTGCATTAGCTTCCTTCTCATCGCCCTTTCCTTGAACCACGCGAACGCAGCCACGTTCGATATCCGAAACAACTGCCCCTACACCGTATGGGCGGCGGCCGTTCCTGGTGGTGGCAGGCAGCTCAACAATGGCCAAACGTGGACCATAAACGTCGCAGCTGGCACCGCGGGAGCCCGAATCTGGGGACGTACCGGTTGCTCCTTCGATGGAGCCGGTAGAGGCAATTGCCAAACCGGCGACTGTGGCGGGCTCCTACAATGCCAAGCTTACGGTGCTCCCCCGAACACCCTAGCAGAATACGCCCTCAACCAATTCAACAACCTGGATTTCTTCGACATCTCTCTCGTCGACGGATTCAACGTTCCGTTGGAATTCATTCCTACGTCAGGAGGCTGCACCAGAGGCCCCAGATGCACCGCAGACGTCAACGGACAATGTCCAGCCGTGCTGCGGGCACCAGGAGGATGTAACAATCCATGCACTGTGTTCAAAACGGACGAGTACTGTTGCAATTCGGGGAGCTGCAGCCCAACGGATTACTCGAGGTATTTCAAGGGTAAGTGTCCTGATGCTTACAGTTATCCTAAGGATGATGCAAGCAGCACTTTTACTTGCCCTGGAGGAACCAACTACAGAGTGGTCTTTTGCCCTTGA
- the LOC140828816 gene encoding thaumatin-like protein, with the protein MGPLKPFSLFIYLIITVFVDYTNAAIFDIINNCSFTVWAAAVPGGGRQLDRGQTWTLDVGNGTTGVYRIWARTGCSFDGAGRGKCQTGDCTGLLQCQGYGTPPNTLAEFSLNQFNNMDLFDLSLIDGFNVPMGLSPNSETCSGTRGVRCTGDINGECPNELRVPGGCNHPCTVFGTNQYCCYSGPCIPTGYLRLFSDKCPDAYSYPRDGGTSTLTCPGGTNYRVVFCPSSI; encoded by the coding sequence ATGGGACCCTTGAAACCCTTCTCCTTGTTCATTTATTTAATCATCACCGTTTTCGTGGACTACACAAATGCAGCCATATTCGACATTATAAACAATTGTTCCTTCACGGTCTGGGCTGCAGCCGTGCCTGGTGGTGGCAGGCAGCTCGACCGTGGCCAAACATGGACCCTAGATGTCGGAAATGGAACTACAGGAGTGTACCGTATATGGGCCCGAACCGGTTGCTCTTTTGATGGAGCCGGTCGAGGTAAATGCCAGACTGGTGACTGCACAGGGCTCCTGCAATGCCAAGGGTATGGAACACCTCCCAACACCTTAGCCGAGTTCTCCCTTAATCAATTCAATAACATGGACCTTTTCGACTTATCTTTAATCGATGGTTTCAACGTACCGATGGGACTTAGTCCGAACTCAGAAACTTGCAGTGGTACTCGAGGTGTTAGATGCACCGGGGACATCAATGGAGAGTGCCCGAATGAGTTGCGTGTGCCGGGAGGGTGTAACCATCCCTGCACGGTGTTCGGGACGAACCAATATTGTTGCTATTCGGGTCCATGCATTCCCACTGGCTACTTGAGGTTATTTAGTGATAAGTGTCCCGATGCCTACAGTTACCCGAGGGATGGTGGAACCAGTACACTTACTTGCCCTGGAGGAACCAACTATAGGGTCGTGTTTTGCCCTTCGTCAATTTGA